The following are from one region of the Rhodopirellula sp. P2 genome:
- a CDS encoding CpaF family protein gives MRQAAPPQRPEANRQEQFEQIKRRIHGKLVDKLDLSRVGDLQGDTLKREIRMVVEHLCDAEDTLLNRQERERIVDEVLDETFGLGPLELILKDPKVSDILINGPKNIYVEKNGQMQKTDVEFRDGKHLLQIIDRIVSKVGRRVDETCPMVDARLDDGSRVNAIIPPLALDGAAVSIRRFGSNPLRLEDLLNYRAFTPEMVMLLEGCIKARLNMIIAGGTGSGKTTLLNTLSSFIGHEDRIVTIEDAAELQLQQDHVVRLETRPPNIEGSGAVTATDLVKNALRMRPERIIIGECRGGETLDMLQAMNTGHDGSLTTIHANTPRDAIARLETLVMMSGFDLPVKAIRQQVSGAVDVLIQANRLQGGPRRVTAITEVVGMEQDTIILQDIYRFNQTGINAEGKAHGQFVCSGVRPSFMDKLESAGVRLPASAFRERVMMDA, from the coding sequence ATGCGACAAGCAGCGCCTCCCCAACGTCCCGAAGCGAATCGCCAGGAACAATTCGAGCAAATCAAACGCCGGATCCACGGCAAGCTCGTCGATAAATTGGATCTCTCGCGTGTTGGTGACCTCCAAGGCGACACGCTCAAACGTGAGATTCGCATGGTGGTGGAACACCTTTGCGATGCCGAAGACACGCTGCTGAACCGACAAGAGCGTGAGCGAATTGTCGACGAAGTGCTGGATGAAACCTTTGGACTGGGTCCCTTGGAATTGATCCTGAAGGACCCCAAGGTCAGCGACATTCTGATCAACGGTCCCAAGAACATTTATGTCGAAAAGAACGGCCAAATGCAGAAGACCGACGTGGAATTCCGCGACGGCAAACACCTTCTGCAAATCATCGACCGAATCGTCAGTAAAGTTGGCCGCCGCGTCGACGAAACCTGCCCGATGGTCGATGCACGACTGGATGACGGCTCGCGGGTCAACGCCATCATTCCGCCCCTGGCGCTCGACGGTGCTGCCGTTTCCATTCGTCGCTTCGGTAGCAACCCTCTGCGACTGGAAGACCTGCTCAACTACCGAGCCTTCACACCTGAGATGGTGATGTTGCTCGAAGGCTGCATCAAAGCACGCCTGAACATGATCATCGCCGGTGGTACGGGTTCCGGTAAAACGACACTCCTGAACACGCTTTCGTCGTTCATCGGTCACGAAGACCGAATCGTGACGATCGAAGATGCGGCGGAACTTCAATTGCAACAAGACCATGTTGTGCGACTCGAAACTCGACCGCCCAACATCGAAGGCAGTGGAGCGGTGACCGCAACGGACCTGGTCAAGAATGCTTTGCGGATGCGTCCTGAACGAATCATCATCGGCGAATGCCGGGGTGGTGAAACCTTGGACATGCTGCAAGCCATGAACACGGGTCACGACGGATCGCTCACCACGATTCACGCCAACACCCCCCGTGACGCGATCGCTCGTCTGGAAACGCTGGTCATGATGTCCGGATTTGATTTGCCGGTCAAAGCCATCCGCCAACAGGTCAGTGGAGCAGTCGACGTTTTGATCCAGGCCAACCGTTTGCAAGGCGGACCTCGTCGAGTCACCGCGATCACCGAAGTGGTCGGAATGGAACAAGACACGATCATCCTGCAAGACATCTACCGATTCAATCAAACTGGCATCAACGCGGAAGGCAAAGCCCACGGGCAATTTGTCTGCAGCGGTGTTCGCCCAAGCTTCATGGACAAACTCGAATCCGCCGGCGTGCGACTGCCCGCCAGTGCCTTCCGTGAACGAGTCATGATGGACGCCTGA